The Halalkalibacter krulwichiae genome has a segment encoding these proteins:
- a CDS encoding ATP-binding protein produces the protein MIAEKLLLQVLIILMPILVISFLINIKSEKRLKEVFTLLLGVAAVFCIVFAFEERGLYWDLRNVVLLLAFLYVGPKAGWTLCGIIVTSRMFIDIEHLMIGTSVTVIKAVIFHIFFYQFKLKVQKWDRVLFSINLALWPSIIVISIVGLYANMVGSLEGQFVHYITHAIVFISTIVIATGFSTLLLEQWMERIRLQEEMRRAVKMNAISELAASIAHEVRNPLTVVKGFLQLMEKDEKGKKKEYFTIALSEMQRAEEIIDEYLNFAKPQFTSLQLLEVNKVAHEIVTLLTPYSLKENVNLSIEQADHAYVYADRNQFKQVLINLIKNAVEATSKNGKVTVHLKQEDKVMNLCIRDTGKGMSTDQLANVGTLFYSTKEKGTGLGTMVSLRIIEEMGGTLTFDSKENIGTEVSILLPLADKNAKKINGLHVS, from the coding sequence ATGATTGCTGAGAAACTTCTATTACAAGTATTAATTATTTTAATGCCGATTCTTGTTATAAGTTTTCTAATAAACATTAAAAGTGAAAAACGACTGAAAGAAGTATTCACTCTTCTATTAGGGGTAGCTGCGGTATTTTGTATTGTATTTGCTTTTGAAGAAAGAGGATTGTATTGGGATCTGCGTAATGTCGTATTGTTATTGGCGTTTTTATATGTTGGACCAAAGGCTGGCTGGACGTTATGTGGGATAATCGTGACGTCAAGAATGTTTATTGATATAGAGCATTTAATGATTGGTACTTCCGTGACAGTTATAAAGGCAGTGATTTTTCATATTTTCTTTTACCAATTTAAATTGAAGGTTCAAAAATGGGATCGTGTATTATTTTCTATTAACTTAGCTTTATGGCCTTCCATTATTGTCATTTCTATTGTGGGGCTGTATGCCAATATGGTAGGAAGCCTTGAGGGTCAGTTTGTGCATTATATAACACATGCGATTGTATTTATTAGTACGATTGTAATCGCAACAGGTTTCTCGACACTCTTACTTGAACAGTGGATGGAAAGAATTAGGTTACAAGAGGAAATGAGAAGGGCTGTTAAGATGAATGCTATAAGTGAGTTAGCAGCTTCAATTGCACATGAAGTACGAAATCCATTGACGGTTGTTAAGGGCTTTTTGCAATTAATGGAAAAGGATGAGAAGGGAAAAAAGAAGGAATACTTTACTATTGCCTTGTCAGAAATGCAAAGGGCGGAAGAAATCATTGATGAATATTTGAATTTTGCTAAGCCCCAATTTACATCATTACAATTGTTAGAAGTTAATAAAGTGGCTCATGAGATTGTCACTCTTCTAACACCGTATTCATTAAAGGAAAATGTTAATTTATCAATTGAACAAGCAGATCATGCCTATGTCTATGCTGACCGTAATCAGTTTAAGCAAGTGCTAATTAACTTAATAAAAAATGCAGTAGAGGCAACTTCCAAAAATGGAAAAGTGACGGTTCACCTAAAGCAAGAAGATAAGGTGATGAATTTATGTATTAGAGACACAGGTAAAGGAATGTCGACGGATCAGTTAGCAAATGTAGGAACACTCTTTTACTCGACTAAGGAAAAAGGGACTGGGCTTGGTACAATGGTTTCATTGCGGATCATTGAAGAGATGGGAGGAACTTTGACGTTTGACAGCAAGGAAAATATAGGTACAGAAGTATCCATTTTGTTGCCACTTGCCGATAAAAATGCAAAAAAAATAAATGGGCTTCACGTAAGTTAA
- a CDS encoding polysaccharide biosynthesis protein encodes MNIFFRSALLLILAAFVGECIEFLINMVLAKELGEEGLGLYMSILPTILFIVVIASLELPISISKFVAEKEPIFHRSMLIHALRFASICTIVFSLLAIWLLPNIPVFDRYHPLVPWLFILLIPIIAFSSVARGYFMGAQKMGKIAFANFLRRAGQLLLLMLIFMFSSFEAELALLIALCTLIASEFLVLGFLFVAFVIQMRELKNRPRANLEGKKVRKSLLQVSIPTTGLRIFHAATFAVKPFFIKETLVRAGMIDTVAMVQYGKMAGVAFTIGFFPAFIAHSLLIVLIPTVSEAYAKGDLERLQSLLRKVMLLTAGYGLPAVCIFYFYADPLTALFFDDSPAVRYLQLLVPYFLFHFFVIPMQAYLIGLGLVKDAFVHALYSTIFSFAMMFILGSMPSLQMDGIILGMNMSAVLLTFLHYVTICKKIKVNLLLQEIK; translated from the coding sequence ATGAATATTTTTTTTAGAAGTGCATTATTATTAATCCTTGCTGCCTTTGTCGGTGAATGTATTGAATTTTTGATAAATATGGTCTTGGCAAAAGAGTTAGGTGAAGAAGGCCTCGGTCTTTACATGTCAATTTTACCTACTATTTTGTTTATCGTTGTAATAGCGAGTTTGGAACTTCCAATATCGATATCAAAATTTGTAGCAGAAAAAGAGCCGATCTTTCATCGAAGTATGCTAATACATGCTTTGCGCTTTGCGTCTATTTGTACGATTGTTTTTTCCTTATTGGCAATCTGGTTACTACCAAACATTCCCGTTTTTGATCGCTATCATCCACTTGTGCCATGGCTATTTATTTTGTTAATTCCTATTATCGCCTTTTCATCAGTGGCAAGAGGCTACTTTATGGGTGCACAAAAGATGGGGAAAATTGCTTTTGCTAATTTTTTAAGAAGAGCTGGTCAATTGCTACTTTTGATGCTTATTTTTATGTTTAGTTCATTTGAAGCGGAGTTAGCTTTATTAATTGCTTTATGCACTCTTATAGCTAGTGAGTTTTTAGTGCTTGGGTTCTTATTTGTTGCTTTTGTGATCCAAATGCGTGAATTGAAAAATAGACCTAGGGCAAACTTGGAAGGCAAAAAAGTCCGAAAAAGTTTATTGCAAGTATCGATTCCAACGACTGGACTGAGAATTTTCCATGCTGCCACTTTTGCGGTAAAACCATTTTTTATTAAAGAAACGCTTGTACGTGCAGGGATGATTGATACTGTAGCAATGGTCCAGTACGGAAAAATGGCTGGGGTTGCTTTTACAATTGGTTTTTTTCCCGCTTTCATTGCACATTCGTTATTAATTGTATTAATCCCTACAGTTTCTGAAGCGTATGCAAAAGGGGATCTCGAACGACTACAATCTTTATTAAGAAAGGTTATGCTGTTAACAGCGGGGTACGGTTTACCGGCTGTATGTATCTTTTATTTTTATGCAGATCCACTTACGGCACTCTTTTTTGATGATTCGCCAGCTGTACGTTATTTGCAGTTACTAGTTCCATACTTCTTGTTTCACTTTTTTGTCATTCCAATGCAAGCGTATTTAATTGGCTTAGGCTTAGTGAAAGATGCTTTTGTTCATGCGCTATACTCAACCATTTTTTCATTTGCAATGATGTTTATCCTTGGTTCAATGCCGTCGCTTCAAATGGATGGAATCATTTTAGGGATGAACATGAGTGCTGTCTTATTAACGTTCCTTCATTACGTAACGATATGTAAAAAAATCAAGGTGAATTTATTATTGCAAGAGATTAAATAA
- the treP gene encoding PTS system trehalose-specific EIIBC component has translation MSDLKQAAKEVLAAIGGNENIASATHCVTRLRFALVDEGKVDKEALEKIDVVRGSFSTNGQFQVVIGQGTVDKVYKELVDLSGISESSKEETKRAADKNLNPLQRAVKMLADIFIPILPAIVTAGLLMGINNILTAQGIFGEQAVVEMFPQWADIANIINLIANTAFVFLPGLIGWSAVKRFGGSELLGIVLGLMLVHPDLLNAWGYGAAQEAGEIPYWNLFGLDVAMVGYQGQVLPILVASFVLAKIELALRKRVPDGFQLLVVAPVALLVTGFIAFVAIGPITFAIGNGITNLFVGIFSNFAALGGLLYGAIYAPLVITGMHHTFLAVDLQLIGSIGGTFLWPIVALSNIAQGSAALAMYFILKDEKVKGLSLTSSISAYLGITEPAMFGVNLRYRFPFICAIIGSAIAAIWITVNSVIAPSIGVGGLPGIFSIEASGWFAFFIGMIIAVTVPFVLTYLFARTRKTL, from the coding sequence ATGAGTGATTTAAAACAAGCCGCAAAAGAAGTTCTTGCTGCTATAGGCGGCAATGAGAATATTGCTTCTGCAACACATTGTGTTACGCGCTTACGCTTTGCTTTAGTAGATGAAGGAAAAGTCGATAAGGAAGCTTTAGAAAAAATTGATGTTGTTCGTGGGTCATTCTCAACAAATGGTCAATTCCAAGTAGTTATCGGACAAGGTACGGTGGACAAGGTTTATAAAGAACTTGTTGATTTGTCTGGGATTTCCGAGTCTTCTAAAGAGGAGACGAAGCGAGCGGCTGATAAAAACTTAAACCCGTTACAACGTGCAGTGAAGATGCTAGCTGATATTTTTATTCCTATTTTACCTGCAATCGTAACTGCCGGTTTATTAATGGGTATTAATAATATCCTTACAGCTCAAGGTATTTTCGGTGAACAAGCTGTAGTCGAAATGTTTCCTCAGTGGGCTGATATTGCAAACATTATTAATTTAATTGCTAATACAGCTTTCGTATTTTTACCTGGTCTAATTGGATGGTCTGCTGTTAAACGTTTTGGTGGAAGTGAACTTTTAGGTATTGTGTTAGGTCTCATGCTCGTACATCCAGATTTATTAAATGCTTGGGGATACGGAGCTGCTCAAGAAGCAGGTGAGATTCCATATTGGAACTTATTCGGCTTAGATGTTGCCATGGTTGGTTATCAAGGTCAAGTTTTACCGATTTTAGTTGCTTCTTTCGTATTAGCTAAAATAGAGCTTGCTCTTAGAAAGCGTGTACCCGATGGGTTCCAACTACTAGTCGTTGCGCCGGTTGCACTGTTAGTTACAGGGTTCATTGCTTTTGTAGCAATTGGTCCAATCACTTTTGCAATTGGTAATGGGATTACAAATCTATTTGTAGGGATTTTTAGTAACTTCGCCGCATTAGGTGGATTATTATATGGAGCCATCTATGCACCATTAGTTATTACGGGGATGCACCATACGTTTTTAGCTGTTGATTTACAGTTAATCGGAAGCATTGGTGGAACATTCTTATGGCCGATAGTTGCTCTTTCGAATATTGCACAAGGTTCAGCTGCACTTGCGATGTACTTCATTTTAAAAGATGAAAAAGTAAAGGGTCTATCTCTAACGTCGTCTATTTCTGCTTATCTTGGAATTACAGAACCAGCAATGTTTGGAGTGAATTTACGTTATCGTTTCCCATTTATATGTGCAATTATCGGGTCTGCAATAGCAGCGATTTGGATCACAGTAAATTCGGTCATCGCACCTTCTATTGGAGTAGGTGGACTACCAGGTATTTTCTCCATTGAGGCAAGTGGATGGTTTGCGTTCTTTATTGGGATGATTATAGCGGTAACTGTTCCATTTGTATTAACTTATTTATTTGCTAGAACACGTAAAACTTTATAA